TTCCAGTTCAAGTCTCCATCATCTCTACATATCCTCGGCGTGCAGAGTTTTCTTCCACTGCCACACAGCAACAGAGAAAAGAACAAAGCTAAGAAAAGTGATGAATCTTATTCCAATACACCAAAAAACAGAGAGACCACCTTGATTAGTAATTGAAAGATACTCAACTCTTAAAACCAACGTGCAACTGCTACATATAGTAGAGATAAGAGCCTAGCTGGTGGATTTGGTATCGAACTCATTTACTTGTTACAAgcaaaaattcatataaaaggAAGGTTCCGGCATCAAaccataagaaaaaaaaattatcggaaaaaagattaaaaaaaaaatgttgaccAGACAAAATCAAACTATCAGTTTGTGGAACAAGAAAGGCCTAAAGATGTTATAGGATTATAGGCCGGTTGTGTCTGCTGCATGATCAAACTGACTGGAAACTGCTAGAAAATGGAAGAGGAATATATCAAAGTTGTTACAGCTTGTCGTGCCTAAGTTGCCCCGAGTAAGTAAATCCAAGTAATTACTACCATAATCTTGATTACAAGGTTGTTCAAAAGGCAGAGGAGTTGGGCAACTGCCTCACAGCAGACAAACATCTCTCAATTCAAGACACATTTTTGTAACTGGGAACATTGTTTCCATTAATTGAGAAGCAGATACATACTGATAAGGAACACAGGTTAATTAAGACGAGAGAGATATAATTTTGATTCCAATACACCAAACAAATGCCCTCCTCACTTACTGCTCTCTAACAAACCCCAAAATCAcaacaaaattatgaaaaaaatgagAGTGCTGTTGAATCAAAGCACAACATCTAGAGATTTCGTAATGTAACAAATAGGAGCAATCGAAGCATGATCGCACCACCACTGATCAATTCTACCCCAAATCTGACCTCCTTTGCGTCTTTCCAGTGAAATCTCCGCACAACAAATCTCCCCAATGATTTCTCGACTACGAAAAAACAAAACCAGTTTGCCAGCGTAATTACTCATAGTCACTCCCAAAAAACTATCAACACGTCTCATCCCAGCCAACAAATCATCCAAACCATTCACCACTCCCCAACACTTGCGCTCTGGATCATACGCTCTCAATTCATTGTCACGAAAATCATGGTAAAAGTACAAAACATCATCAACAACACACGCGTTCCCATCACCCCAGTAGTTCGAACTCAGCATCTCTTCCGACTCCCATTTGCCTTCCTTTGGGTCGTAAACAAAGTTATTCTGAAAACCCCACGCGTACATCTTACCACCCATCACCACCAAGCTTCTATACGCAtacacatcatcatcatcatacaaCTCCATCCCTGGCACTGTCACCCACGTTTGTGTTTCTGTGTCGAACACAACCATCGCCTTTGACTCTGACTTTGAACTGATACACCCAATTACATAGATTTTCCCTCCGATGACGACAGCGGCTGTATCAGACATGGGGACAGGCATCCTCGGGAGATGTTGCACAGTGTGGGATGTACAGTCGATGAAGAAAGAGTTAATCTCACAAAACACATATATCCTTGAACCCACAGCTACAAAGCTTCCATCACTAGGCATATCAGGAAGCCCAGGGATTAGGACCAAGCGGGGGCTGTTCTTGTCTTTCTCTTTCCGGCGAAGCGTATACAAAACGAGTGACCGGAAGTGCTTTGAAACGAGGACAGCATAGATACAATGCTCAGTGCAACCCAGCGAAGATCGTCTTGCTGCGTATATCTCACGCGACGAAACGAGTGACCGGAAGTGCTTTGAAACGAGGGAGACTCTTGGATAGTCTCGTCTCGGTACACGCGCCAAGATGTCAATCACGACGTCCTCCGGAAGTGACGTAATCGGAGACGACGACGACGGCGATTGATTCTTCTCTGCCCTAGACATGTCTAGATCTCAAAACCATAAtcaccgagagagagagagagagtaccaAAATAGTTGAGTTCCTTCCTCTTATATCGCTTATGCTATGCGTCTCGTAAACCAGCTCTCAATTTAAAACTCTAAACCGGCTTTGGTTTCTCTAAATCATCGAccaggatttttttttaaattatttatcaacTATGCGGTCAGTGAGTCTGTCCTGTTAAATTGTAAAAACAAATAGTACAATTTTTTCACTCTTCTTACATAGTTCGATTGAGTGTCAAAAAAGATTTGCACATTTATCATCCAAAAAAGTATTCAAAATCTCCTTGGAGCGCCCATGGAACAGACTAGAATTTAGTGGTTAGCCTTGATATCAATGATGTGACCTAGAAAGCCCTCATACCAATGAACATGCTCCACCACACCACTAACAAAGAAGCTTCATCTATAGCTGACTACTGTATTCTTTCCCATCTGAATCCATCTCTACATATTCTCGGCGTACAGAGTTTTTTCTTCCACTGCCACAAAGCACATATAACACATGTGAATATTTATTGAGAACCAGTTAGAGACTGATAAGGGAACAATCCTTATCAAAGATTCAACTTCACGTTATTTTCTAAAAGATTGACGGTTACAGAAGTAAAAACAGTAATTAGTTAGGTTCAATTCATACATggaaaaagaacaaaagaaaaagaaaaacatgaggCAAGAAGAATGTATAAAAAGAATTAACATTTAAGGTTTTCGACAATTACAAACAATTGGACAACTTTAACATCGATCTATACTCAAGCCAAAAGAACACAGTTATGAAATTAGAACCGAACTGATAGACAATAATAGCAAACAGACAcaagataattaaaaaaaaaagtgttgacCCAAAGTCGAACTATCTGTTCTTGAGACCTCCTAAGAGAGCATCGGCCCAAAAGATGGATCATACGCCTGTTGTGTTTGCATAAACTGCTGGAAATTTGGGGTTTGTGTCTGCATCAGAGGAGCAGAAGGAAGAATGGTTGATGACGTAGTGGGAAGAAGATCAAAGCTGTTGCACCCTCTCATGCCTTGCTCGCCAAGTAGTAGATCCAAGTAACCGTAATCTTGATCACACGGAATCTGCGGCTCTTGTTCAAAGCTTGGAAGAGCAGAGGAGTTGGCTAACTGAGTGAACGTACCATCGTCGTGGTTATACAACAAGATCGAGAAGTTGCTCTGCGGATGATTCATCgacgtggtggtggtggtggtggatacATCATCGACACAACTCTCGGTGGCGGTGCTACTACTCGGATAATTAAGTAGCGATGATGCTTGGTGATGATACGCATTAATTAGCGTGGAATCATTAGAAGATAGATCAAGAAGAAGGCTTTCTTGGAGAGTCTGTAAGCGACTCTGCAACGAATCCTCGAGCTCTGACACTTGTTGGAAGAATTTGTTATCCCTTTTGCTCAAAGACTCCTTCTTGTCGCGGATCATCTTCTTGTTTAGAAACCCTGAGAGGTTGTtgcttttcttgttcttttcttgTTCGCTTAACATGCTGTATCTCTCCGCCATGGCTCTAACCTTGCCTTCTTCCTTCTCAGGCCAAGTCATCACCAGGTTCCCTTCGCGGTCGTACCAGATGATGCAAACATCGATACCGCAAAGCTCTGATAGCTCGAACGCTTTCTTGAGAACCGTCGCCGCTCGCGCCTTGTGCAAAGAAGACGAAGGTTTCTTGAAGACTCTATCTTTTCTCACTGACAATTTGTTCTTTGTCGTTGTCGTCGTCATCTTGattcagtctctctctctctctcactcaaaaGAAACTTAGGGTTTGGATGCGCGTAgaagaatgaatgatgattgtTACTAAATTATGATTGCTCActacatattattatataggaaaaaaaatgctgtaatttccatttttatttaattccaCGAGcaggtaaataaaaaatagccGTTATATATGTTGTGACTTGGAAGGAACGTTTCTTTCTGTGTGTCTCGTTGCAAATACACCTCAACTGTACGTACATACATATTCGACAAGTATAAGCACACGGATTTACAGTGCTCTATCGTTATTATATCTTCTcagttgtaaaaaaaaaaaaaaaatcgaaaccaAATATGCTGTTAGataatttactaaatttctTGAATTTtccgaaatttttttttacaatcatatatatatatatattttttattcatcaaaaaagccttattatatattaaaaaaaaaaaaaaaaaaaagaaaagcctTATTACAACAAGTGCATCATGTTTGCTTATAAAAAGCTACTGATCAAAACTTCTACTACAATCAGAACCGAAAAACAAGAGAATTCCTAATTACATTCTCGCATTAAACCAGTATTGTAACTGACCCTCCATTCCCTTCATGCTTTTCCCCCTCATAAGACTCATCTTATTTCTAATCCCCTTTGtagaatcatatatataaatgacTCCTTTTTGTTGGGttatatttcaatttgataCATCACATTCGGAGTCAAAATTTGTGTTGGTGTGGTAATTATTGGATTAAGttcaaagatataaaatatataaaaaagctaaaaaatattttatctaataCTGTAATCTATAAtactttatttgatttataagaaTTATTTTTCAAGTCGCTTAGTTTcagtgtttagagtttagacATAAACCGAACATATAAcctaaataaaacaaaatgtattttggaaaattatatATGCAACACTATCCGAATGAGATAAATTCATGTATCTGTTAATAAAATAGTCTTTAACTAGTAAAAGTATGTTTGTTAGTATATAAAAGTGGTGCTGTACTTCTGAATAATTATCGTTTCATAAATGCTTCTATATATGGTATGGATAGTTCTAGAAAGACTCTTTTTTGACAAGAGACAGATTCCACTTCCACTGCCACACAGCACACAAACATCTCAAATCGAGACACATTTTTGTAAAACTTGGAACATGTATCCATTCAGTTACATACTCTGGTAAGAAGCAGAACTTAAGAAAAAGAGATATACAAGTGAGAGACTCCCAACTCTGAAACAAAGGCCCACCTCAACAAGTTTATAAGGAGGAAAACATTGTTGAATCAAAGCACAACATCTAGAGATTTCGTAATGCTAAAACTACCAGCAATCAAAGAATGATCACACCACTGATCAACTTTACCCCAAATCTGAACCCCTTTATATCTTTCCAGTGAAATCGCCGCACAACGAATCTCCTTGGTTAACCACATGAATTCTCCTTTGGCAAATATCAAAACAAGTTTCCCACCATAACACACACACTCAGTGCCGGCCCTGGGCTAAAACCCATGAAGCAAGGATTTTAGGCGCCAAATATTATAAGTAAATTGTGGGGCGCCTTCTATGGAGAGTTTCTTTGGTACATATGGTTGAGCATTTACAAATGCTAAATGCTCTAGCATTTACAAATGCTCTAGAGGTCAGGGGTTTGATACCTCTAAAGGgcagtttttttaatttgtgcTTTAggcattgaattttttttttttttataattctggTATCTGGGCAGCTACATTCCCAACTATCCTTCGAAAAAGGTCCAGCGCCCCAACGGAAAAAgatgttaaatccgttgtggcCAAAACTCGAACCCTGTTGACGGGCAGTACAGCTGTACATCCTTTACCACCAAGCTACGAGCGCTTGGTTTTTAGGCGTTGAGTTGTTCTGGACCAGCAAAGATAGTTCTTTGTGACACATGTAAGCTCAAGAAACTGGATGTAGATCCGATGAATGGTTAGTGGAAATCTGTTATGAGTTGATCCATAACAGTTCGGTTTAGTTGGTTCAATTTGTTGAATGGGTcaaacaaattttcttttttcttacaaCCAACTTGTCTTGGCCGTTGCTGTTAAAGATGGCAACATAGGTTGTTTAGGTATGATCCAAAGATTAAAAGGGTCACCGTATGTCTCTGGGAGAATATTACAGAAATTAGTCATTGAATGAATAAAGTGTTGTTTAGTTAGAAACATTCACGAACCTTTTTGTTTGTATTCTGTAATGAAGAAAAgcaataataaaatttaaataaaaagttctttgattatttttaatacatcaaaaaaaaatacagatgtTTTACGGAGAAGCACAAGCTAAGCTATCGATGAGCTTCTTGGATTGGACCAACCATTTTCTAATAATGTAAGTTTTCACTATCTTCTCGTCGTCACCAAATACATTGCACAATGCTTCGACGTAGTAAGCAGGGAACTTGCCGTTCACTTGCAAAAAATACATGACGATTCGTGTCTCGTCTCTGCATAACTGGTCTTTCAGGACATCGAAATGAGATGTGTTGGGAACGTTcgaaggagaaggagagagCGACTGGGCCATGTTTCTTCTTATGCAAGTTTCCACATGGCTCTTATTCTTGACTACCAAGGTGGTGGTTCTTCTTGTGCAAGTTAAGCTATCGAGGAGCTTCTTCGAATGATTCAACCATCTAGTAGTAACGTATCCCTTCACTTTCTTTTCATCGCTTCCAAATACATTGCACAACGTCTCGACGTAGTATGGCGGGAAGTTTCCGTTCAGTCTCAAGAAGTACATGATGGTTCGTGTCTCATCTCTGCACAACTCGTCTGACACATCGAAATCGGGTTTGTTTGAAGAAGGAGGAGAGAGCGACCGGGCAATGTTTCTTCTAATGCAATCTTCGAGAGGACTCTGCTTGGCTAAGGAGATAGCAGAAATGGAGAGAAGGACTACGAAGAAGACGATGGTGCTCATGGAGGTATTCATTATTGGTTCTGGAATATCTTGGTGTTATAAGAGAGAACAGTgcatgaacatatatatatatatgtttgagaTTAGCTGAAACTGTAAGTTGTCAAGGGTTGAAACTTGTTTTCAACTTCATGTGTCCATCGGTTTTAACTTGAtatcagttttagttttttttttattgactaAAAGGCTTTCATCAGTTTTAGTTTCATTTATGAAGTTTTCATCCAAACCATCAATGCATACATGTTAGTAGACtgtaaaaaattatgaaatggTAAGCTCACTCTCGCGAGGCATGAAGTGTCTTTTTATAGGGAAAGAGAGATTGACGAAGAACAGAGTTATGAGAGAAGGCAGAGGAGAGGAAGtgtttcttttctctctccAAACACAAAAGgttattcaaaaacaaaaacggcAAAGATGATCTTCTTTT
The sequence above is drawn from the Raphanus sativus cultivar WK10039 chromosome 7, ASM80110v3, whole genome shotgun sequence genome and encodes:
- the LOC108815343 gene encoding agamous-like MADS-box protein AGL53 gives rise to the protein MTTTTTKNKLSVRKDRVFKKPSSSLHKARAATVLKKAFELSELCGIDVCIIWYDREGNLVMTWPEKEEGKVRAMAERYSMLSEQEKNKKSNNLSGFLNKKMIRDKKESLSKRDNKFFQQVSELEDSLQSRLQTLQESLLLDLSSNDSTLINAYHHQASSLLNYPSSSTATESCVDDVSTTTTTTSMNHPQSNFSILLYNHDDGTFTQLANSSALPSFEQEPQIPCDQDYGYLDLLLGEQGMRGCNSFDLLPTTSSTILPSAPLMQTQTPNFQQFMQTQQAYDPSFGPMLS
- the LOC108816929 gene encoding F-box/kelch-repeat protein At4g38940-like; the protein is MSRAEKNQSPSSSSPITSLPEDVVIDILARVPRRDYPRVSLVSKHFRSLVSSREIYAARRSSLGCTEHCIYAVLVSKHFRSLVLYTLRRKEKDKNSPRLVLIPGLPDMPSDGSFVAVGSRIYVFCEINSFFIDCTSHTVQHLPRMPVPMSDTAAVVIGGKIYVIGCISSKSESKAMVVFDTETQTWVTVPGMELYDDDDVYAYRSLVVMGGKMYAWGFQNNFVYDPKEGKWESEEMLSSNYWGDGNACVVDDVLYFYHDFRDNELRAYDPERKCWGVVNGLDDLLAGMRRVDSFLGVTMSNYAGKLVLFFRSREIIGEICCAEISLERRKGGQIWGRIDQWWCDHASIAPICYITKSLDVVL